The Impatiens glandulifera chromosome 8, dImpGla2.1, whole genome shotgun sequence genome includes a window with the following:
- the LOC124911713 gene encoding deSI-like protein At4g17486 gives MGAENSSKINPEPDFDGDAVDSRILLNVYDLTPMNQYAVCFGFGIFHSGIEVHGKEYGFGAHDFPISGVFEVEPRCCPGFSYRCSIPIGCINMSPPEFREFIERVASEYHGDTYHLIYKNCNHFTNDMSTRLLGKGIPGWVNRLAKLGSLCSCLLPESLQVTTVKQLHEYHACGEEDGSDVMSNTSNLTEFDDANHDKHLLSPSVGVSEVSFIKESQR, from the exons ATGGGTGCGGAGAATTCCTCAAAAATCAATCCCGAGCCTGATTTTGACGGTGATGCGGTCGACTCTCGAATCCTATTGAATGTCTACGACCTCACTCCGATGAACCAATACGCTGTTTGCTTCGGCTTTGGAATCTTCCATTCCGGCATCGAAG TTCATGGAAAGGAATATGGATTTGGAGCACATGATTTCCCTATTAGTGGAGTATTTGAAGTGGAACCGAGGTGTTGTCCTGGCTTTAGCTATAGATGTTCGATTCCCATTGGTTGTATAAACATGTCCCCTCCAGAATTCCGAGAATTCATCGAGAGGGTGGCTTCTGAGTATCATGgtgatacctatcatcttatctacAAGAATTGCAACCATTTTACCAATGACATGTCGACAAGACTCTTAGGCAAAGGGATCCCTGGTTGGGTTAATCGGCTTGCGAAGCTAG GTTCTTTATGCAGTTGTCTGCTACCTGAAAGTCTTCAAGTAACTACGGTTAAACAACTGCATGAATATCATGCATGTGGAG AAGAAGATGGTTCAGACGTTATGTCTAATACGAGTAACCTAACAGAATTTGACGATGCAAATCATGACAAACACCTTCTTTCGCCTTCTGTTGGCGTCTCAGAAGTGAGTTTTATTAAAGAATCCCAGAGGTGA